Within Epilithonimonas zeae, the genomic segment ACCATTTTCAGCAAAAACATAAGGCACAAAATTCGAAAAATCAAAAATAGACGTATATTTTTCTTTGTTAAGATCATTAGAAATCATCAAGTTCCCAGATGCATCATACTTCGTCAATCCTTGTCCATTTTTCAAATAAAATTCGTTTTTAACAGAATTATAAAGAATAGGAAATGTGCCTAAAGCTGGGACAATTTCAAAATTTTCGGATTGAGGTTTTTGTGTTAATTCTTTAAAATGATTATAAGATTTTGGGCGGAAAATATCTGCAGTCGTAAGATTAATTGTTGTACATCTATCAATAAATAATAGAATTAATAAACCAATGATAAGAATAATGACTGTAGATTTCTTCATCAATAATTCAAGTTAAACTACTTTTTTCTTCAATTGATCTACGTCGAATTTCTTCTTCAAACCTCTCACATTGACTGCTACAAATGCAATAATACAAAAATACATCGAGAAATAGATCAGCAACATTTTAAGGCCTGAGACACCCATAAACATCAATAAAATTTGGGAAACAAAACCCATCAACCAACCAACCATCATAATAACTACTACAGAAAAGCCAAATAATCCTAACTTCTGAGCTGGTTTGTAAATTCCCAGCTTTTTAAAAATACCAACAGGTATAAGCAATAACAACAGCACAAACGGATGAAAAGCGGCGAAAGCTACCAAAATACCTGGCTCAGCTTCGATATGTTGTAGAATGTCTATTATGTTAAAAGGCAACTCCATCGTATTTTTTTTCTTGTTCAGAGATTTGAAGTAACTGTTTTTTGCCGTACATCATTGGTTTTGCAAGCAGTAAATTAGGGAATTCTGCGATACCAATATTGTACATCGTAACGCTTTCGTTATAAAATTCTCTTCTGTCTGCGATTGCATCTTCGATTTGAGAAACACGACCTTGAAGCAATTGAAAATTCTGACTCGTTTTGATATCAGGATAATTTTCCGCCACTGCAAAAACTGATTTTAGTTGATTCTGCATTTGGTTCGACAATTCCACTTTTTCCTCGGTCGAATTAGCATTTAGAAATTGAGTCCGAAGCTCCGTTAGTTTCGTCAACATTGATTCTTCGAATCTCATAGATTCTTTGACCACTTTGATTAGATTTGGAATTTCGTCTGCTCGTTGTTTCAACAGGACATCGATATTTCCAAAAGATTTATCGACATTATTTTTTAACATTACTAATCTGTTGTAAGTGGAAACAATCACATTCAGTAATCCCAAGACGACCAATCCGATAATGACGTAAGCGAAAATTTGTATCATAGTTTTTATTTTTATTCAGTTTGTTTTGATGGTGTCGACTCTGTCGCAGGAACTGGTTCAGCACCTGTAGCTGGTTGAGAATATATTTCTTCTTCAGGTTTAGATTCATAACTGTTGTAGATATTATCATAAAAATCATCCAACGACTTCACCGGTTTTGAATTCTGAAAAGGCAAATCCAGATTTATTTTCCCGATTTCTAATTGATTATTTCTCAATTTCACAGGCGTTAAAAAAATCAAAGCAATCAGAATCACCCAAAAGTAGATGAAATAGCCCGCCGACTGTAAAATAGGACGCAACGTATTATGATTATCAACACTTTCCACAGTTGCAATCCCGAACACATTTTTGATTTCTTCTTTCTCAAAAACAGGTTCATTATTTTCTTTCACACTTGCTTTACCAATCAATAGAACTTCCATATTCTCTTTAAGGAGATACTGTGTGTAGCGCTTGTTTGAGGATTGATATCGCTCATCGATTTCAAAATCAATAAATTCAATTCCTTCAGTTATAACTTTAATTTGTCCGGATTTGTCTTGTACATAAAACGGTTTACAAATCGTTTCCGAAGATTCTAAAGAATAGGAGTCTTTTCCATCTTTATCCGTCGAAACAGTCTCTATAGTATAAAGAAATCCAATACATTCTTTTTTACCAATACGCGAAATCATCGGCTCAATCATCTTCACAGTTCCGGAAATCTCTGCCAAACCCATCGCAACAGAACGAATATTGGAAGTTGGTAAAGTTCTTTGAATTCGGTAAAATCTCTTCTTATTACTGGGTTTAAAAATCGAAGTTAAAAACGGAAGAATAATAAAAACAATCAGAATGAAATAAGGGACGCCCAACGTAAGAACAAAACCAAAAAACAATAATCCTGATACAGAATAAAGAATTTTTTTCCAAAGCGGAATTTTAGCTAATCCTTCTCTTTCTCTCCGCTCGCTTTCCTCTTTGGAACTTTGATAACCGCTTCTGATCATTGCATAGATCATCCCAACAATCCCCAAAACAAAAACCGAAAGAAACAAACCAACCGCTAATAAAGCTGCCAGCTTGTTGTCATATAAAGAGCAAAGACCTACAGATAAAGGATTTAGTACAAAAAAAAGCCATTTGGGTTTGAAATCAAACTCATATAATCCGACTAAAATAAAAGTGTGAAAAATAGCGACAAAGAAACTCATCAGCATCAGCATAACTATGAGACCTTTATCAACTTCTAGTGTGTTATAAAATGCAAGGAAGTCATCCATCAACGGTTAGTAGTTTTTTATTATTCCTGGCATCAACAAAAGTGCCAACTGTATTGATTTTACACGGATAAAGATATTTAATTTTAACCGATAATTGGAGTTATTGTAAATTTGTTTTAATTCTATGGACAAAACAAACATCAACAATTATTTCCATTCCTTATTTCCAATAGAAAAGGACGTTGTGGAAGAGATTACAAAAACTTTTACGCAATTTTCTATGGAGAAAAATACGATTCTCTTGGATAACGGAATTATCAGCACCAAAACTTATTTTCTGGAAAAAGGCTATGTCCGTTCTTATATCATCAACGAAGATAATGAAGAAGTTACAACCAATATCTTTTTTGCACCATGTTTCGTGAATGATTTTTTATCATTCTTCAAACAACAACCAACAAAAGAAATCTTCGAAACAATTACCGATTGTTCGTTTTGGGAAACCGGACTGGAAAATGTTCAGCAAAATTTTCATAACATTTCTGATTTCCGGGAATTCAGCAGGCTTTTATTTGTGATTAATTATTATCGACTGAATGACCGAGTTATTGAACTAACGAGCCAAAAAGCAGAAACCAGATATCTGAAATTATTGAAAGAACATCCTCATATTTTCCAGCACGTTCCATTGAAAATCATTGCTTCTTATCTCGGAATTACCAACAGTTCGCTCAGTAGAATCCGGAAAGAAATTACTAAAATCTGATTTTTTGTCATTTGACAATCGGACTTACGTTAGAAGTATTTTACTTTTGACAAAAAATTAATGAGAATGAAAAATATAGTAGTTGTAGGACTTGGCGGCGTTGGCGGTTATTTCGGGTTTAAGATCAACCAATTTAATGAAACTGCAAATCAGTTTACGGTTTCTTTCATTGCGAGAAATCAAACTTATGATATTGTAAAAAATAATGGATTGACATTACTTTCTCCGGAACATCCAAACAGTGTTACAAAACCGAATCACATCTTACAAAACATTAATGAAATTAATGATCCTGATCTGGTTTTGATTTGTGTTAAAGAATATGATTTGGAAAATGTCTGCAATCAATTGAAGCAAGTTATTACAAATAAAACCATTCTGCTTCCATTGATGAACGGTGCAGATATCTATGACAGAATCAGAAAAATTATTCCTGATAATACGATTCTGCCCGCTTGTGTTTACGTCGCTTCTCACATCAAAGAAAAAGGAATTGTAGAACATAAAGGTAAAGCCGGAAAAATGATTTTTGGAAAAGATCCAGCCCATCTTTCAACAGAGATTAATTGGATTAGTGAGCTGATGAAAAATAGTCAAATTGATTTCGATTTTAAAGATAATTCCTTTGCTGATATCTGGACCAAATTCTTTTTTGTATCGAGTTTTGGTTTGGTTACAGCCAAATATAATTCTTCAATCGGGACAGTCTGTACAGATGAAATTCAAAAACAGGAAACAACGGAAATAATGAAAGAAGTGAAACTGATTGCTGACAAAAAAGGGATTAATTTACCCGAAGATATTATAGAGAAAACCTTTGAAAAAGCAATGACTTTTCCTCCAGCCACTCCAACATCTTTACAACTGGACATCAATGTAAAAAAAGAAAATAGCGAGTTGGAATTGTTTGCAGGAGCCATTATCAATTACGGAAAAGAATTAAATATTGAAACACCTTTTACGGAGGAGATTTATAATGAATTAAAGGAAATAATTCAAAATAATAATTAGATTCATAAAGATTATAAAGCAGCAATATTTAGATGTGCTATAACAATAGATTCGCTACAAATTAACAGAGGGTTTTCTTAGCCATAAAAGATACCGGAAATAAAAAGAGGAGACCTTTTTGGGTCTCCTTTTCTGTATATCTAAAAGCCTATTGCTGGTAGGTTGCTCCCCAGCAGAGCCTACTTCCTCTTGGGCTTTGATACTAAATTAGTATTTTTTTTGTCTTATGTAATTTAAATACGTATAATTTCTGGGCAATATTTCTTCATTTGAGTCCCAAAATTTAGCAGTAACATCAGGCTGAATAGGGATAAGATGTTCTAAAGACTGTAATTTTTCCCAAGGCGTTTTTCCATTCAAAGAAGAGTGTGGTTTTTTCTTATTGTAAAACTCCTGCCATTCAACAGCTAAAGTATTTAAATTAAGATCTGGATCAGATAAATCCACTAGTGACCAGAATTCGGATTTGTCAGTCTGTTGGGTTCTTTCTACTTTACCATTTAAATGAGGGGATCTGGGCTTTATAGGTCTGTATTTGATAAAATGTTCATGCAGCTCATATTGGAAGGAGTAATTAAAAAA encodes:
- a CDS encoding LemA family protein produces the protein MIQIFAYVIIGLVVLGLLNVIVSTYNRLVMLKNNVDKSFGNIDVLLKQRADEIPNLIKVVKESMRFEESMLTKLTELRTQFLNANSTEEKVELSNQMQNQLKSVFAVAENYPDIKTSQNFQLLQGRVSQIEDAIADRREFYNESVTMYNIGIAEFPNLLLAKPMMYGKKQLLQISEQEKKYDGVAF
- a CDS encoding ketopantoate reductase family protein, with protein sequence MKNIVVVGLGGVGGYFGFKINQFNETANQFTVSFIARNQTYDIVKNNGLTLLSPEHPNSVTKPNHILQNINEINDPDLVLICVKEYDLENVCNQLKQVITNKTILLPLMNGADIYDRIRKIIPDNTILPACVYVASHIKEKGIVEHKGKAGKMIFGKDPAHLSTEINWISELMKNSQIDFDFKDNSFADIWTKFFFVSSFGLVTAKYNSSIGTVCTDEIQKQETTEIMKEVKLIADKKGINLPEDIIEKTFEKAMTFPPATPTSLQLDINVKKENSELELFAGAIINYGKELNIETPFTEEIYNELKEIIQNNN
- a CDS encoding Crp/Fnr family transcriptional regulator, whose product is MDKTNINNYFHSLFPIEKDVVEEITKTFTQFSMEKNTILLDNGIISTKTYFLEKGYVRSYIINEDNEEVTTNIFFAPCFVNDFLSFFKQQPTKEIFETITDCSFWETGLENVQQNFHNISDFREFSRLLFVINYYRLNDRVIELTSQKAETRYLKLLKEHPHIFQHVPLKIIASYLGITNSSLSRIRKEITKI